The following are from one region of the Ruficoccus sp. ZRK36 genome:
- a CDS encoding NAD(P)(+) transhydrogenase (Re/Si-specific) subunit beta, with the protein MDTQMLINLAYIAASVIFIFGIKMLGSATTARKGNRLSALGMLIAVVVTLFDRHLISYQLIIAGLIIGALIGVIAAKIVKMTSMPELVALFNGFGGLASLLVGWAEYARVSAGTQAADFVEQVGESAGVEVTLGMSGFTAAVTALAILIGGITFTGSVYAWGKLSGKLSGRPTLFNGQKAVNAVIAGLIVLCTIIFAMYPSGGLATTMVILLIVLSLALGILAVMPIGGGDMPVVISLLNSCSGLAASAAGFVIVNNVLIVAGCLVGASGLILTVIMCKAMNRTLSNVLFSGFGATVQAASGKAEGELKPISADDAYYVLEAARNVVFIPGYGMAVAQAQHAVKELGELLEANGAEVRFAIHPVAGRMPGHMNVLLAEADVPYEQLVEMDDVNPTMSTVDVAIVIGANDVVNPAAAEDPSSPIYGMPIINAHEAQTVFCLKRGKGAGFSGLENVLFLRPNARMLYGDAKASITELVTQFKDS; encoded by the coding sequence ATGGACACTCAAATGCTCATCAACCTCGCCTACATTGCGGCGTCGGTTATCTTTATTTTCGGCATTAAAATGCTCGGGTCGGCCACGACCGCCCGCAAGGGCAACCGCCTCTCGGCTCTGGGTATGCTCATCGCCGTGGTGGTCACTCTCTTTGACCGCCACCTCATCAGCTACCAGCTCATCATCGCTGGCCTCATCATCGGCGCCCTGATCGGCGTCATCGCGGCCAAGATCGTCAAGATGACCTCCATGCCGGAGCTGGTCGCTCTGTTCAACGGCTTCGGCGGTCTGGCTAGTCTCCTCGTCGGCTGGGCCGAGTATGCCCGCGTATCCGCCGGCACGCAGGCCGCGGACTTCGTCGAGCAGGTCGGTGAAAGCGCCGGGGTGGAAGTCACGCTCGGGATGAGCGGCTTCACTGCCGCTGTGACCGCGCTGGCTATCCTCATCGGTGGCATCACCTTTACCGGTAGCGTCTATGCCTGGGGCAAGCTCTCGGGTAAGCTCTCCGGCCGCCCCACCCTCTTTAACGGGCAAAAGGCGGTCAACGCCGTCATCGCCGGCCTGATCGTTCTCTGCACGATCATCTTTGCCATGTATCCCTCCGGTGGCCTGGCCACGACCATGGTCATCCTGCTGATCGTGCTTTCGCTGGCCCTGGGTATCCTCGCTGTCATGCCCATCGGTGGCGGCGACATGCCGGTTGTTATTTCACTGCTGAACAGCTGCTCCGGCCTCGCTGCCAGTGCGGCTGGTTTCGTCATCGTCAACAACGTGCTCATCGTGGCGGGCTGTCTGGTCGGTGCCTCCGGCCTCATCCTGACCGTGATCATGTGTAAGGCCATGAACCGCACTCTGAGCAACGTGCTCTTCTCGGGCTTCGGTGCGACCGTCCAGGCTGCCTCCGGCAAGGCCGAGGGCGAGCTCAAGCCGATCAGTGCCGACGACGCCTACTACGTCCTCGAAGCCGCCCGCAACGTGGTCTTCATCCCCGGCTACGGGATGGCCGTCGCGCAGGCTCAGCACGCCGTCAAGGAGCTGGGTGAGCTGCTCGAAGCCAACGGCGCAGAAGTCCGCTTCGCCATCCACCCGGTCGCCGGTCGTATGCCCGGTCACATGAACGTGCTCCTGGCCGAGGCCGACGTGCCCTACGAGCAACTCGTCGAAATGGACGACGTCAACCCGACCATGAGCACCGTGGACGTGGCCATCGTCATCGGCGCCAACGACGTCGTTAACCCCGCCGCCGCTGAAGACCCGAGCAGCCCGATCTACGGCATGCCGATCATCAACGCCCACGAGGCGCAGACCGTTTTCTGTCTCAAACGCGGCAAGGGTGCCGGGTTCTCCGGCCTCGAGAACGTCCTCTTCCTGCGCCCCAACGCCCGTATGCTCTACGGCGACGCCAAGGCCTCCATCACCGAGCTGGTCACCCAGTTCAAGGACAGCTAA
- a CDS encoding NAD(P) transhydrogenase subunit alpha: protein MVLVLLVFIFVLAAFLGFELISKVPSQLHTPLMSGSNAISGITIVGALIAAGETTGTLSAWLGFAAVVLAAVNVVGGYLVTDRMLGMFKKKDASKPKAD from the coding sequence ATGGTACTGGTTCTTCTCGTATTCATCTTCGTGCTGGCGGCCTTCCTCGGCTTCGAGCTGATCAGCAAGGTGCCCTCGCAGCTACACACGCCGCTGATGTCCGGCTCCAACGCTATCTCCGGCATCACGATCGTCGGCGCGCTCATCGCCGCTGGCGAAACGACCGGCACGCTCTCTGCCTGGCTCGGCTTTGCCGCCGTGGTCCTGGCCGCGGTTAACGTAGTGGGCGGCTATCTCGTCACCGACCGCATGCTCGGCATGTTCAAAAAGAAAGACGCCTCCAAGCCCAAGGCAGACTAA
- a CDS encoding Re/Si-specific NAD(P)(+) transhydrogenase subunit alpha: MKTVFAVRETDPRETRAALIPDLVKKLVALGLKVQVESGLGVRADLPDALYTEAGAEVVTDRDAALSAADIVLRVRKPDAAELPKLKPGALHISFLDPFNEKDLLNKLAEAKVSAVSLEMIPRTTLAQKMDALSSQANLAGYAAVIMASDRQSKILPMMMTPAGTLSPARFFIIGVGVAGLQAIATAKRLGARVEAFDTRPVVEEQVKSLGAKFVKVDLGDTGQTDQGYAKELTPEQLEKQRQGMAKACAQADVVITTAKLFGRPAPKIVTADMLAQMKHGSIVVDLAVETGGNVDGSKLGEEVITENGVRIIGHENIEGYFAQPASQMLASNFYNFIEHFWDTEAGDFQYKLDDEILKGCLLTRDGQIIHERFKA; encoded by the coding sequence ATGAAGACCGTCTTCGCCGTACGTGAAACCGACCCCCGGGAAACCCGGGCTGCACTCATTCCCGACCTCGTTAAGAAACTGGTCGCCCTGGGCCTGAAAGTCCAGGTCGAGTCTGGGCTGGGCGTCCGCGCCGACCTGCCTGACGCCCTCTACACCGAAGCCGGTGCCGAGGTCGTGACCGACCGCGATGCCGCTCTGAGCGCCGCTGACATCGTCCTGCGTGTGCGCAAGCCCGATGCGGCCGAGCTGCCCAAGCTCAAGCCCGGTGCGCTGCATATCAGCTTTCTGGACCCCTTTAATGAAAAGGATCTGCTGAACAAGCTCGCTGAGGCCAAGGTCAGTGCCGTCAGCCTGGAAATGATCCCGCGCACCACCCTGGCGCAAAAGATGGACGCCCTCTCCTCGCAGGCCAACCTCGCCGGCTATGCCGCCGTGATCATGGCCTCCGACCGACAGAGCAAGATCCTCCCCATGATGATGACCCCGGCTGGCACGCTCTCGCCCGCCCGCTTCTTTATCATCGGTGTCGGCGTAGCCGGGCTTCAGGCCATCGCTACCGCCAAGCGCCTCGGTGCCCGTGTCGAAGCCTTTGACACACGCCCGGTGGTCGAGGAGCAGGTAAAATCCCTCGGTGCCAAATTTGTCAAAGTGGACCTCGGCGATACCGGTCAGACCGATCAGGGCTACGCCAAGGAACTCACCCCTGAGCAGCTCGAAAAGCAGCGCCAGGGCATGGCCAAGGCCTGCGCCCAGGCCGACGTCGTCATCACCACTGCCAAGCTCTTTGGCCGCCCCGCCCCGAAGATCGTCACCGCCGACATGCTCGCGCAGATGAAGCACGGCAGCATCGTGGTGGACCTCGCGGTCGAGACCGGCGGTAACGTCGACGGCTCCAAGCTGGGCGAGGAAGTCATCACCGAGAACGGTGTGCGCATCATCGGCCACGAGAACATCGAGGGCTACTTCGCACAGCCGGCCAGCCAGATGCTCGCCTCTAATTTCTACAACTTCATCGAGCACTTCTGGGACACCGAGGCCGGCGACTTCCAGTACAAGCTCGATGACGAAATCCTCAAGGGCTGCCTGCTCACCCGCGACGGGCAGATCATCCACGAGCGCTTCAAGGCCTGA
- a CDS encoding tetratricopeptide repeat protein: MLEAFYWKWRQDFRRGLCWLVLPLAAASLWGQTAVTVPLLTEETPQVVSPATAHLIATGDDALRAGLPTLAERFYLRALSDNSLREALRLELNYKLAVALISQRKLVAARRLLDALPDSDDPREDLSRALLAYYGGDQASVKADLDKINPNELPPEFVPWYYLLQGLWERSQGTLVEAESYFKQALAKAVTATQRADFEAEIFRSQIIAGEADEETAKLLQKKVEENRGARVGFGFARQYAIVLDLLGRKTQAIEVLQDQLKLLTEQEKPEQTEILLLIALISGENTQRGQLALEEILRTAADKEASAIALSLLSRSDLAETNPAEFKQLLDELLTQPNHPLNDELLLLRARFMLRKANPDPDLAVRDAEALIERYPGSPLRIDATRLLAFQAWNAEPPRYRMAADYLNQIREALPPGREHRYYGRLVADSFFLNGDYQAAAEVYEAVLNEEPDTTERGELLLQLVESLIREKHYDEAGQVLDQSFAAASASTERRWEAEWSLASSMTRSGEAEAALDRLRRILSLPQSSTMPAALRLRLLWLEIKLASDLNQYESVPAMTDTLLADVGATPDDQVPMADRELIAANALFLRGRALLRLGRNDQAFATFASLREKFPTSDAAVLSYLEEARYLVAQGIYNEAQLSYRKIADDYPSSPQAAIALYEGAMAAEAQGQPRNLTEALKYLEELAVEYPNHDLVFSARIRQGDILRKLDEFSLAQQTYENLIQQFSGRRSDVYLAELYRANTLMAQAGGDPQRLIAVAADLENLFDRPDAPLDFRLEAGFAWAHCLRQAGNNNLAQDALWQVVTLAAPDGEVDESLTPTGRIWLSKSLLRLADMLAAEGKPRESARVLEIIVRNQLPGWHLARSRLGREVSTN, from the coding sequence GTGCTAGAGGCTTTTTACTGGAAATGGCGACAGGACTTTCGCCGGGGCTTGTGTTGGCTGGTGCTGCCGTTGGCGGCGGCCAGCCTGTGGGGGCAGACGGCGGTGACCGTCCCGCTGCTGACAGAGGAGACTCCGCAGGTCGTCAGCCCGGCCACTGCGCACCTCATCGCGACCGGTGATGACGCCCTGCGTGCGGGCCTACCGACGCTGGCCGAACGCTTCTACCTGCGCGCTCTTTCGGATAATTCCCTGCGCGAGGCCCTGCGCCTGGAGTTGAACTACAAGCTCGCGGTCGCCCTGATCAGCCAGCGTAAGCTGGTGGCGGCGCGGCGCCTGCTGGATGCCCTGCCGGATAGCGATGACCCCCGCGAAGACCTCAGCCGGGCCCTGCTGGCCTACTACGGGGGCGATCAGGCATCGGTTAAAGCCGATCTCGACAAGATCAACCCCAACGAGCTTCCCCCTGAGTTCGTGCCCTGGTACTACCTGCTGCAGGGCCTTTGGGAGCGCTCACAGGGCACACTGGTCGAGGCTGAGTCTTACTTTAAACAGGCCCTGGCCAAGGCCGTTACCGCCACTCAGCGGGCAGACTTTGAGGCGGAGATTTTCCGCAGCCAAATTATTGCTGGTGAGGCCGATGAGGAGACCGCCAAGCTGTTGCAGAAAAAGGTCGAGGAAAACCGCGGTGCGCGTGTGGGCTTCGGCTTTGCCCGGCAGTACGCCATCGTGCTCGACCTGCTTGGGCGTAAGACTCAGGCCATCGAGGTGCTTCAGGACCAGCTAAAGCTCCTGACCGAGCAGGAAAAGCCCGAGCAGACCGAAATCCTCCTGCTCATTGCCCTGATTTCCGGGGAAAACACCCAGCGCGGCCAGCTCGCTCTGGAGGAGATCCTGCGCACTGCCGCTGACAAGGAGGCCTCCGCCATCGCCCTGAGCCTGCTCAGTCGCTCCGATCTGGCCGAGACGAACCCGGCTGAGTTCAAACAGTTACTGGACGAACTGCTGACCCAGCCGAACCACCCGCTCAATGACGAGCTGCTGCTGCTACGCGCCCGTTTCATGCTTCGCAAGGCGAATCCGGACCCCGATCTGGCCGTGCGGGATGCCGAGGCGCTGATCGAGCGTTATCCCGGATCGCCTCTGCGCATCGATGCCACCCGCCTGCTCGCCTTTCAGGCCTGGAACGCAGAGCCCCCGCGCTATCGCATGGCGGCGGACTACCTGAACCAGATCCGCGAGGCCCTGCCGCCGGGGCGCGAGCACCGCTACTACGGGCGGCTCGTGGCGGACAGTTTCTTTCTCAATGGCGACTATCAGGCTGCGGCTGAAGTTTATGAGGCCGTCCTGAATGAAGAGCCGGACACCACCGAGCGCGGCGAGCTGCTCCTGCAACTGGTCGAGTCCCTCATCCGTGAGAAGCACTACGACGAGGCCGGTCAAGTGCTGGATCAGTCCTTTGCCGCTGCCAGTGCCAGCACGGAGCGCCGCTGGGAGGCGGAGTGGAGTCTTGCCTCCTCGATGACGCGGTCTGGTGAGGCCGAGGCGGCGCTGGACCGCCTGCGCCGCATCCTGAGCCTGCCCCAGAGTAGCACGATGCCCGCTGCTCTGCGCCTGCGTCTACTCTGGCTTGAGATCAAGCTCGCCAGTGACTTAAACCAGTACGAGTCGGTCCCGGCCATGACGGATACCCTGTTGGCTGATGTCGGCGCCACGCCGGACGATCAGGTGCCCATGGCCGACCGGGAGTTGATCGCCGCCAATGCGCTTTTCCTGCGGGGGAGGGCGCTGTTGCGCCTGGGCCGGAATGATCAGGCGTTCGCTACCTTTGCCAGCCTGCGTGAGAAATTCCCCACCAGCGATGCCGCTGTGCTCTCTTACCTGGAAGAAGCCCGCTATCTGGTCGCTCAGGGGATTTATAATGAAGCCCAGTTGAGCTATCGTAAAATCGCTGACGACTACCCGAGCTCGCCGCAGGCCGCTATCGCCCTGTACGAAGGCGCGATGGCCGCCGAAGCCCAGGGACAGCCCCGCAATCTGACCGAGGCGCTCAAGTACCTGGAGGAGCTGGCGGTGGAGTACCCGAATCACGATCTGGTCTTTTCCGCACGCATCCGCCAGGGGGATATCCTGCGCAAGCTCGACGAGTTCAGCCTCGCGCAGCAGACCTACGAAAACCTGATCCAGCAGTTCAGCGGCAGACGCTCGGATGTCTATCTGGCCGAGCTTTACCGTGCGAATACGCTCATGGCTCAGGCTGGCGGGGACCCGCAGCGCCTGATCGCCGTTGCCGCGGATCTGGAAAACCTTTTCGACCGGCCGGACGCGCCTCTGGACTTCCGCCTGGAGGCGGGCTTTGCCTGGGCACACTGCTTGCGACAGGCCGGAAACAATAATCTCGCGCAGGATGCCCTGTGGCAGGTCGTCACTCTGGCCGCGCCTGACGGTGAGGTGGACGAGAGCCTGACCCCGACCGGCCGCATCTGGCTGTCCAAGTCCCTCCTGCGACTGGCCGATATGCTCGCCGCCGAGGGTAAGCCCCGCGAATCCGCCCGCGTGCTGGAGATCATCGTCCGTAACCAGTTACCGGGCTGGCATCTGGCCCGCTCGCGACTGGGCCGGGAGGTATCCACGAACTGA
- a CDS encoding MotA/TolQ/ExbB proton channel family protein, producing the protein MGIFDFSLIERGGPLMWPLLVLSLIGFIFFVERTLYLHKGQIRTNTFVDGIKNLVRKRRLLEALTVCEETPGPVASVVKAALLNHDKSEEKMRGAIRDAALVEIPSLERRVGTIAAIAKVSPLLGLLGTVVALLNAFVQMQLKGPYANASTFSGDVAQALITTATGLAIAIMAYLAHHFLHGRVRALVHDMEWVGNDIIQFMHRDVPEDDEDEDDQPAAEKTASAEQTAPEKNA; encoded by the coding sequence ATGGGCATCTTTGACTTTTCCCTTATCGAGCGCGGCGGTCCCCTCATGTGGCCGCTGCTCGTGCTGAGCCTGATCGGGTTCATCTTTTTCGTCGAGCGCACTCTGTACCTGCACAAAGGGCAGATTCGCACCAACACCTTTGTCGACGGGATCAAGAACCTCGTACGCAAGCGCCGCCTGCTGGAGGCACTCACCGTGTGTGAGGAGACCCCCGGCCCCGTCGCCAGCGTGGTCAAGGCCGCGCTCCTCAATCACGACAAATCCGAGGAGAAAATGCGCGGGGCCATCCGTGATGCCGCCCTGGTCGAGATCCCCTCGCTGGAGCGCCGCGTCGGCACGATTGCCGCCATCGCCAAGGTCTCCCCGCTGCTGGGCCTGCTGGGCACAGTGGTCGCTCTGCTCAACGCCTTTGTCCAGATGCAGCTCAAGGGCCCTTACGCCAATGCCTCGACCTTTTCCGGGGATGTGGCTCAGGCCCTGATCACCACCGCCACCGGGCTGGCAATCGCCATCATGGCCTACCTCGCTCACCATTTCCTCCATGGCCGGGTGCGCGCGCTGGTTCATGACATGGAGTGGGTCGGTAACGATATTATCCAGTTTATGCACCGGGATGTCCCCGAGGACGACGAGGATGAGGACGATCAACCTGCCGCCGAAAAGACCGCATCCGCGGAGCAAACCGCTCCCGAGAAGAACGCCTGA
- a CDS encoding biopolymer transporter ExbD has protein sequence MSLTRPLELERHLSSPGKRLDVAPLFDVLLICLMLMLLGSRFVAAPGETIALPVVQNSAPAGVATLAVLTYKSDEMMILDGRVVTLEGWKRLIERGESPGEGVLLVKADAELPLQTLLSLADLAREAGYTALQIAANSEQPTARAQGGIEGLSQP, from the coding sequence ATGTCGCTGACCCGTCCGCTCGAACTCGAACGCCACCTGTCCTCGCCCGGTAAACGCCTGGACGTGGCACCGCTGTTCGATGTGCTGCTGATTTGCCTCATGCTCATGCTGCTGGGCTCGCGCTTTGTGGCTGCTCCCGGCGAGACGATTGCGCTGCCCGTGGTTCAGAACTCGGCCCCGGCCGGAGTTGCGACCCTCGCAGTCCTGACCTACAAGAGCGACGAGATGATGATTCTCGATGGCCGCGTGGTCACCCTGGAGGGCTGGAAGCGCCTGATCGAGCGGGGTGAAAGCCCCGGTGAGGGCGTCCTGCTGGTAAAGGCCGACGCGGAGCTGCCCCTGCAAACCCTTTTGAGCCTGGCCGATCTGGCGCGTGAGGCTGGCTATACGGCCCTGCAGATTGCCGCTAACTCGGAGCAGCCGACAGCTAGAGCGCAGGGAGGAATCGAGGGACTCAGTCAGCCATGA
- a CDS encoding ABC transporter permease codes for MPWYLYLALKQLFPSGRLVSLFCVVSVTGVTLGVMVLLIVQSVMNGFGKEIRDKLADTGGHVRVYGGGIIYQTWPLVEMAEQIDGVEAVSPYAEGMCMMMFRNRPAFPYVMGVDVLEDEQIIPFDRYLRSGSIDDLDDETVFLGAGLAASIGAYPGSTVELYSPLMLDKLKNDEVLLPRELTVAGVFETGYNKIDGNTMIVTLRLMQELYGLGNGAHGVSLRLADRNQAAAVAKQLNDQLEPPYRAVTWLEQNQDILFVLNLEKTVMSFIILFIILVAAFSIASSLFTAVVRKTREIGLIGAMGGRSLQMAFVFCFQGFLVGAVGSVLGVGLALLILYYRAQIVDALTRVTNSSDMMLNFYQFRVLPVHYEAKDFILIVSFAIVVSTLAGLLPAWRAARLKPADALRNE; via the coding sequence ATGCCCTGGTACCTGTATCTCGCGCTCAAGCAGCTTTTCCCTTCGGGGCGGCTGGTGTCGCTTTTCTGCGTCGTCTCGGTGACGGGCGTCACCCTCGGGGTGATGGTGCTGCTCATCGTCCAGAGCGTGATGAACGGCTTTGGTAAGGAAATCCGCGACAAGCTGGCCGATACCGGCGGCCATGTGCGCGTGTACGGCGGCGGCATTATTTATCAGACCTGGCCGCTGGTCGAGATGGCCGAGCAGATTGACGGGGTCGAGGCTGTCTCGCCCTATGCCGAGGGCATGTGCATGATGATGTTTCGCAACCGCCCGGCCTTCCCCTACGTGATGGGGGTGGACGTGCTGGAGGACGAGCAGATCATCCCCTTTGATCGCTACCTGCGCAGTGGCTCGATTGACGACCTCGACGATGAGACGGTCTTCCTCGGCGCCGGGCTCGCGGCCTCCATTGGTGCCTATCCGGGCTCGACTGTGGAGCTGTATTCGCCGCTCATGCTCGACAAGCTCAAAAACGACGAGGTCCTGCTGCCCCGCGAGCTGACCGTGGCGGGTGTCTTCGAGACCGGCTACAACAAGATCGACGGCAACACCATGATCGTGACGCTGCGGCTGATGCAGGAGCTCTACGGTCTGGGTAACGGCGCGCACGGCGTCTCCCTGCGTCTGGCGGACCGCAATCAGGCTGCCGCGGTCGCCAAGCAGCTCAACGACCAGCTCGAACCTCCCTATCGGGCGGTGACGTGGCTGGAGCAGAATCAGGACATCCTCTTCGTCCTCAATCTGGAGAAGACGGTCATGTCGTTCATCATCCTTTTCATCATCCTCGTGGCGGCCTTTTCCATCGCCAGCTCGCTCTTTACTGCGGTGGTCCGCAAGACCCGCGAGATTGGCCTGATCGGTGCCATGGGGGGGCGCTCGCTGCAGATGGCCTTCGTCTTCTGCTTCCAGGGCTTTCTGGTCGGTGCCGTCGGCTCGGTGCTCGGGGTGGGGCTGGCACTGCTGATCCTCTACTACCGCGCGCAAATCGTCGATGCCCTGACCCGTGTGACCAACAGCTCCGACATGATGCTGAATTTTTACCAGTTCCGCGTGCTGCCCGTCCACTACGAGGCGAAAGACTTCATCCTGATCGTATCCTTTGCCATCGTCGTCTCTACACTGGCCGGGCTGCTGCCCGCCTGGCGAGCCGCCCGCCTCAAACCCGCTGATGCCCTCCGCAATGAGTAG
- a CDS encoding ABC transporter ATP-binding protein, giving the protein MSSEPVLQTVGLTKVFTGPDSRIEVLSGVDLSVHAGESVSIRGESGAGKTTLLYILSTLELPDAGAIHWSGENVLKKSADWRALRRTTFMGLVFQSYYLIPEMNALENVLMAARLAGKLDAAKRERARDLLAQVGLSERLRHMPGQLSGGERQRVALARALLNKPALVLADEPTGNLDEHTGAEVMDIFMKMCAEEQVALCLVTHNPEFASRTQRRLFMRGGVLEEL; this is encoded by the coding sequence ATGAGTAGCGAACCCGTTCTCCAGACCGTCGGATTAACCAAAGTTTTTACCGGCCCCGACAGCCGGATCGAAGTGCTCTCCGGGGTGGACCTGTCTGTGCATGCCGGGGAGAGCGTGAGCATCCGTGGTGAGTCCGGCGCGGGTAAGACCACGCTGCTCTACATCCTCTCTACACTGGAGCTGCCCGACGCGGGAGCTATTCACTGGAGCGGCGAAAACGTCCTGAAGAAGTCCGCCGACTGGCGGGCACTGCGCCGCACGACCTTTATGGGGCTGGTCTTCCAGTCCTACTATCTGATCCCGGAGATGAATGCTCTGGAAAACGTGCTCATGGCGGCCCGCCTTGCCGGTAAGCTCGACGCCGCCAAGCGCGAACGTGCCCGTGATCTGCTCGCGCAGGTGGGGCTCTCAGAGCGCCTACGCCACATGCCCGGCCAGCTCTCTGGAGGGGAACGCCAGCGCGTGGCCTTGGCCCGCGCCCTCCTGAACAAGCCCGCGCTCGTCCTCGCGGACGAACCCACCGGCAACCTCGACGAGCACACCGGCGCCGAGGTGATGGATATTTTTATGAAAATGTGCGCCGAGGAGCAGGTCGCGCTTTGCCTGGTCACCCACAATCCGGAGTTCGCCTCCCGCACCCAGCGCCGCCTCTTCATGCGCGGCGGTGTGCTGGAGGAGCTGTAG
- a CDS encoding Gfo/Idh/MocA family oxidoreductase: protein MADKTPLRCGVAGVGYLGQHHARIYNQLPGCELAGVYDADPKRAREIAKQHGNAHVCETLDELGERCEAISVAVPTDRHTEVALPLLEKNCHLLIEKPICPTLEEAEQITEAAASRGLLVQVGHIEHYNPVMGFLEKHVKDPRFITADRLAEFKIRGVEVSVVLDLMIHDIGVILQLVKSPLVRVDSVGVNVLTKSEDIANARLTFENGCVANINTSRVSRKPVREIRVFQPNAYLSLNFAEQKGHLIRKGKLGLSKKNIPIEKGEPLLLELDSFTDAVRKHTAPKVDAALGRSALEVALKITQQIRDANALRG from the coding sequence ATGGCAGATAAGACCCCTTTGCGTTGCGGGGTGGCCGGGGTCGGGTACCTCGGGCAGCACCACGCTCGGATCTACAACCAGCTCCCCGGCTGTGAACTGGCCGGTGTCTATGACGCCGACCCCAAACGCGCCCGCGAGATCGCCAAGCAGCACGGGAACGCCCATGTGTGCGAAACCCTCGACGAGCTCGGCGAGCGCTGCGAGGCCATCAGCGTCGCCGTCCCGACCGACCGCCACACCGAGGTCGCCCTGCCTCTGCTGGAGAAAAATTGCCACCTGCTGATCGAGAAGCCCATCTGCCCCACACTGGAAGAGGCTGAGCAGATCACCGAGGCCGCCGCCTCGCGCGGCCTGCTGGTGCAGGTTGGCCACATCGAGCACTACAACCCGGTCATGGGCTTTCTGGAAAAGCACGTCAAGGACCCGCGTTTCATCACCGCGGACCGCCTGGCGGAGTTCAAGATCCGAGGAGTCGAGGTCAGCGTCGTGCTCGACCTGATGATCCATGACATCGGCGTCATCCTGCAGCTCGTGAAGTCGCCGCTGGTGCGCGTGGACTCGGTCGGGGTCAACGTCCTGACCAAGAGTGAGGACATCGCCAACGCCCGCCTGACCTTTGAAAACGGCTGCGTGGCCAACATCAACACCAGCCGCGTCAGCCGCAAGCCGGTGCGCGAGATCCGCGTCTTCCAGCCCAACGCCTACCTCTCGCTCAACTTCGCCGAGCAAAAGGGCCACCTCATCCGCAAGGGTAAGCTCGGCCTGAGCAAGAAGAACATCCCGATCGAGAAGGGCGAGCCGCTCCTGCTGGAGCTGGATTCCTTTACCGACGCCGTGCGTAAGCACACCGCCCCCAAGGTGGACGCCGCCCTCGGCCGCAGCGCCCTGGAGGTCGCCCTCAAAATCACCCAGCAGATCCGCGACGCCAACGCTCTGCGCGGGTAG
- the lpxB gene encoding lipid-A-disaccharide synthase, whose protein sequence is MPLPAANSQPDLLILAGEHSGDQHAARLLRELRAERSGLTVCAIGGEELEKAGAQLLFDLTQHSVVGLFEVLKNYGFFKDLFEQTVAWIKEHNPRAICFVDYPGFNLRLAERLQKEGISVKGGGEVQLLYYISPQIWAWKGHRRFKMAKLLDSLAVIFPFEVKCYDDTELPVAYVGHPFTADDYELPLCYDAKGPVLLLPGSRKTPVRRIFPLMLHALERYFQQNPDSPRRAVAIYPGEAIAAVLREQLAHFPSLKDRLSLEPGGSVASASAVMTSSGTMSLNCALAAIPGVIVYRANPLTYFIGRRLVSIDRLGIANILLGRDVYPEYLQGAATPTALSAELVSCLDEPSRLTAMQEAAAELLHLLGEEREISPAQWLGGFLE, encoded by the coding sequence ATGCCCCTACCAGCAGCCAACAGTCAGCCCGATCTGCTCATCCTGGCCGGTGAGCACTCCGGTGACCAGCACGCGGCCCGCCTTCTGCGCGAGCTGCGGGCGGAGCGTTCGGGCCTGACGGTGTGCGCCATCGGCGGCGAGGAGTTGGAAAAGGCCGGGGCGCAGTTGTTGTTCGATCTCACCCAGCACTCGGTGGTGGGCCTGTTCGAGGTTTTAAAGAACTACGGTTTTTTTAAAGACCTTTTCGAGCAGACCGTGGCGTGGATCAAGGAGCACAATCCGCGCGCGATCTGCTTTGTCGATTATCCGGGCTTTAACCTCCGGCTGGCCGAGCGCCTGCAAAAGGAGGGCATCAGCGTGAAGGGCGGGGGAGAGGTCCAACTGCTCTACTACATCAGCCCGCAGATCTGGGCCTGGAAGGGCCACCGGCGCTTCAAGATGGCCAAGCTGCTCGACTCGCTCGCGGTGATTTTTCCGTTCGAGGTCAAGTGCTACGACGACACCGAGCTGCCCGTGGCCTACGTGGGCCACCCCTTTACCGCAGATGACTACGAGCTCCCGCTGTGCTACGATGCAAAGGGACCGGTCCTGCTCCTGCCCGGCAGCCGCAAGACACCCGTACGGCGCATCTTCCCGCTCATGCTGCACGCGTTGGAGCGTTATTTTCAGCAAAACCCGGACAGCCCGCGCCGAGCGGTGGCCATCTATCCCGGCGAAGCCATTGCCGCCGTGCTGCGCGAGCAGCTCGCGCATTTTCCTTCCTTGAAGGATCGGCTCAGTTTGGAGCCGGGAGGCTCTGTCGCCTCGGCTTCCGCGGTGATGACCAGCTCGGGCACGATGTCTCTCAACTGCGCACTGGCAGCCATCCCCGGCGTGATCGTGTACCGCGCCAACCCGCTCACGTACTTCATCGGGCGGCGTCTGGTCAGCATCGACCGCCTCGGCATCGCCAACATCCTGCTCGGTCGCGATGTGTACCCCGAGTACCTGCAAGGCGCGGCCACGCCCACTGCTTTGTCTGCCGAGCTGGTGTCCTGCCTCGATGAGCCTTCCCGCCTCACGGCGATGCAAGAGGCCGCCGCCGAGCTGCTCCACCTCCTCGGCGAAGAGCGTGAAATCTCTCCCGCCCAGTGGCTGGGCGGATTTCTGGAGTAG